The Pogona vitticeps strain Pit_001003342236 chromosome 3, PviZW2.1, whole genome shotgun sequence genome includes a window with the following:
- the IGSF10 gene encoding immunoglobulin superfamily member 10 isoform X1, producing MKGTGRNSPCLLGFLMGFCLATLPGSYGCPKLCACYVPTEVHCTFRYLGTIPDHIPQNVERINLGYNSLIKLTEKDFSGLEKLELLMLHSNQIHTIQDRTFSDLHSLQVLKMSYNKVKVIQADTFHGLVGLVRLHMDHNQIEFVNPKAFYGLTSLKLLHLEGNVLKQLHPDTFVTLRYLQIFKTSSIKHIYLSDNLLTSLPQDIFTYMTEVESVYLHGNSWICDCALKWFAEWAEQHPDIVKCKKDRGFPGALQCPLCANLKTSKEKTLAKMPLSYFECVKPTIDTTLKIKNITVPDDGDFTSISSKDFMAPIGSMVLNMTDQAGNMANLACNVQSPTKMSPVTLKKMVNTTVLAISFSTFLVCGVDYEHIQPSWSILALYSDSPLKLKRDNLLTKVPYISYKYKQTDSENEELFTGIEATLRAEPPWLMQGQVSLQLDRTVTTLNTLQIQYLLDAQITLPVAAPKPARWNWVMILQGNNTRTEYTVLVGRSVELDCQALGDPAPVIEWVLADGSKIRAPYISEDGRMMIAKSGKLLLHTADTFDTGVYHCIATNYDDADVLTFRIIVTDPYLEQHHLNGPQLSVFPGETLYLPCQSRGAPEASVSWILPEHVVLYHSSKNKLLFQNGTLKIQETSDRDNGYFKCVAANQYGVDFLVYQVLVKTSSNVSQKLDIQVEDEAAEGSGHEEYNVTTKPPDSSTTIQTKVISQAFREVSALSPPILSKQKGNYKEIYIHNRDKISKRFRGRKRQFGSSKRRIDPLHWAELLEKTKNTTLLRKQENATVKPMVKVILSSKHSGKEEETSGDDIFSEEEFMLLATKRPAMYRLREASGNVVTAKLGSISSNYSSLATADMVRETVTPAANLIVTSFERLKNKKLYLDVEYDTESMDVQPYQRLPTPPTHVDSATSSAKLIERKAKTLNAVQKWILPKESNLHVKATPTTAINITKNSHSIISHKNTDKPVLFGEAPDRISRKSNHQVSVVTVSIPDDLLRNITHNAHKMTTPKLPAGSTTVSHQQIMTVRGAAIYTPPSRRYGKRRKFSGRRRIVRPDRIFNMAGRKFPFRKSGFAQESTRLPPLKVSTLTSSNKYLEQITSQVPVSPSSNTHNPESTTVNEVLALSRNKLDTAEEHITSTMVSFYPENSQVVSHTQVETSTLLQSAIDTNPPLRIKHPVLTIASPKNGTEATTVTVSPLAIKSSFPRFEMSTSSSTSGSNHVQKELQGKHHSLQTSEESTTVVSVIPPQTTAPMYRTSPVHDGGVSSSENQTDDIMNIIKPVSDKMVTIKHNLTLPLSITKSPSFTYVFNFTAALEKGADTTSIMPVLIPITSAHVSKSKVFGSSRRRSQRKRPSKKLTPSERNVTINKGIGTLLRETVTFSTLETPKQVIVPTGTLFSRLTSVDGFTATLQPPIIHTTHIIGKNKFTTTAQVLARNITAENTVTTKLSVDDLASEKPMLEIPFMASFLNTINTTTALTLMSTKPTEVTTVADQESFQNVGGKTSQEKQMTKATVKTELKIQTPVNEEYHTSQQSKLSISQSVASPHSTITQTTPSPRWRKTSGQKPFSKTTESGKTFRVNVLTILKPPLNSTQYTPSWRTNNYVKNWSEKTRDQEVTTSNLIALHSFYQTRFTKPRIIGGKLAAFTVLANSDAFIPCEVSGNPQPTIQWTKISQGVDAPKLKKENKLEVFPNGTLFIQNTSIQDRGQYLCMATNQYGSDKLLVTLSVVTYPPRILGRKSKIVIVHSGKPVTMKCVAEGRPIPTISWILANKTYVSESSVGNEAVSVQRDGTLVIKKASVFDRGIYTCIAKNPAGSDTTIIRLQVIAAPPIIMEEKKQHVLENMGGNLKLPCTAKGNPHPSVHWVLFDGTEVKPLQYINGKLLLFPNGTLYVRNLTPSDSGNYECIATSSTGSERRVVTLQVEHTDTIPRIAVASQRLTQLNFGDRLLLNCSATGTPKPKIIWRLPSRAVVDQWHRMGSRIHVYPNGSLTVEALTEKDAGDYICVARNKMGDDLVLMKVSVTMKPAKIDQKLYFKKSVPYGKDFKVDCKASGSPEPEISWSLPDGTVINNVMQADDSGHRSRRYTLFDNGTLYFNKVGIAEEGDYTCYAQNTLGKDEMKVHITIVAAAPRIKQNSKAYAKIKAGETAHFDCNALGEPKPKIFWLLPSNDMITASTQRYILHGNGSLSVSKVRLIDAGEYICVARNSGGDDTKLYKLDVVSKPPLINGIYSNKTLIKMTAIKYSRKQIDCRAEGTPIPQTMWIMPDNIFLTAPYYGSRITVYKNGTLEIRNVRSSDSAEFICVARNDGGESILVVQLEVLEMLRRPVFRNPFNEKVIAKPGRTIFLNCSVDGNPPPEIIWILPNGTRITSGLQTLKYSLGSNGTLVINFPSKADAGKYRCAAKNKVGYIEKLIVLEIGQKPTIFIHPREVIKTIIGESLSLHCLAGGIPKPNIIWTVPSGFVLNQPQINGKYILLENGTLVIKEATINDRGSYTCKAHNYVGDSTVVAFVIIVAHPPRITNRQPQNIHTKAGAAVQLHCMALGIPNPEITWELPDHSLLSTGSKGQPSGSKRLHPLGTLTIQNPKSSDSGTYKCMAKNQLGSDSTVTYLQVI from the exons TTACAACAGTTTGATTAAACTGACTGAAAAAGATTTTTCTGGCCTGGAGAAGCTGGAGTTGTTGATGTTACACAGTAATCAGATACATACTATTCAAGATAGGACATTCTCTGATTTGCATTCATTACAG GTCTTAAAGATGAGCTATAACAAAGTTAAAGTTATTCAAGCAGATACATTCCATGGTCTTGTGGGGTTGGTACGACTGCATATGGATCACAATCAGATTGAATTTGTAAACCCCAAAGCTTTCTATGGTCTTACATCTCTAAAGCTGCTTCATCTGGAAGGGAATGTACTTAAACAACTTCACCCAGATACATTTGTCACTTTGCGCTACCTCCAAATATTTAAGACATCCTCCATCAAGCATATCTACTTGTCTGATAATTTGCTTACTTCTCTGCCACAAGATATCTTCACGTATATGACTGAGGTTGAAAGCGTCTACCTTCATGGGAACTCCTGGATTTGTGATTGTGCACTGAAATGGTTTGCTGAGTGGGCAGAACAGCACCCAG aTATTGTAAAGTGCAAAAAAGACAGAGGTTTTCCCGGTGCTCTGCAGTGTCCTTTGTGTGCCAACCTCAAGACCTCTAAAGAAAAAACATTAGCTAAAATGCCACTTTCATATTTTGAGTGTGTTAAACCAACTATAGATACCACCTTGAAAATTAAGAATATCACTGTGCCTGATGATGGAGACTTCACTTCAATTTCCTCCAAAGATTTTATGGCTCCTATAGGATCCATGGTATTAAACATGACCGACCAGGCAGGGAATATGGCAAACCTGGCTTGCAATGTACAATCCCCTACAAAAATGTCTCCAGTCACACTTAAAAAGATGGTTAACACCACAGTACTTGCAATATCATTTTCAACATTTCTTGTGTGTGGTGTTGACTACGAGCATATTCAGCCATCATGGAGCATATTGGCTCTCTACAGCGATTCTCCATTAAAACTGAAAAGGGATAACTTATTGACAAAAGTACCTTATATCAGTTACAAATACAAACAGACAGATTCTGAAAATGAAGAGCTTTTCACTGGCATAGAGGCTACACTGAGAGCTGAGCCTCCTTGGCTGATGCAAGGACAAGTATCATTGCAGTTGGACAGGACAGTAACCACGCTGAACACTCTACAGATCCAGTATTTATTAGATGCTCAAATCACTCTTCCAGTTGCTGCCCCCAAACCAGCAAGATGGAACTGGGTCATGATCTTACAGGGAAATAACACAAGAACTGAGTATACTGTTTTAGTAGGCAGATCTGTGGAACTGGACTGTCAAGCACTTGGAGACCCAGCCCCTGTAATTGAGTGGGTATTAGCAGATGGAAGCAAGATTAGAGCTCCATACATTAGTGAAGATGGAAGAATGATGATAGCAAAATCTGGAAAACTCCTATTACATACTGCAGATACTTTTGACACTGGTGTTTATCACTGTATTGCAACAAATTATGATGATGCTGATGTCCTGACTTTTAGGATTATTGTGACAGACCCTTACTTGGAACAACATCATTTAAATGGACCCCAGCTCTCAGTTTTTCCTGGTGAAACACTCTATCTTCCATGCCAGTCCAGAGGCGCCCCTGAAGCTTCAGTTAGTTGGATCTTACCTGAACATGTGGTTCTTTATCATTCTTCCAAAAACAAACTTCTTTTTCAGAATGgtacattaaaaatacaagagACATCTGATCGGGATAATGGTTACTTCAAGTGTGTAGCAGCCAATCAATATGGTGTAGATTTTTTGGTTTATCAAGTACTGGTTAAGACGAGTTCAAATGTGTCACAGAAATTAGATATCCAAGTAGAAGATGAGGCAGCTGAAGGGTCTGGCCATGAAGAGTATAATGTTACTACAAAACCTCCAGATTCTTCCACTACCATTCAAACCAAAGTTATCAGTCAAGCATTCAGAGAAGTTTCAGCTTTAAGTCCTCCCATCTTAAGCAAACAAAAAGGCAATTATAAAGAGATTTACATACACAACAGGGACAAAATAAGTAAAAGGTTTAGAGGACGCAAGAGACAATTTGGTTCCTCCAAAAGGAGAATTGATCCATTGCACTGGGCAGAACTTTTGGAAAAGACGAAGAACACTACTTTgctaagaaaacaagaaaacgcCACAGTAAAACCAATGGTAAAAGTGATTCTATCTTCAAAACAttctggaaaggaggaggagacatcTGGAGATGATATATTTTCAGAGGAGGAATTTATGCTACTAGCAACTAAAAGACCTGCAATGTACAGGCTAAGAGAAGCATCAGGAAATGTAGTAACAGCAAAACTTGGAAGCATATCAAGTAATTACAGCTCTCTGGCAACAGCTGATATGGTTAGAGAAACAGTAACTCCAGCAGCTAACCTAATAGTTACATCTTTTGAGAGACTCAAGAACAAGAAATTATATTTGGATGTTGAATATGATACTGAAAGTATGGATGTCCAACCATATCAGAGGTTACCAACACCACCTACCCATGTGGACTCTGCAACATCATCAGCTAAACTAatagagagaaaagcaaaaacattAAATGCCGTTCAGAAATGGATACTACCTAAAGAAAGCAATTTACATGTAAAAGCCACACCAACAACTGCTATAAACATTACTAAAAATAGTCACTCTATAATTTCCCACAAAAATACcgataaacctgttttatttggaGAGGCACCTGATAGGATATCAAGGAAATCAAATCATCAAGTTTCTGTAGTGACTGTCAGCATACCTGATGATCTACTTAGAAACATCACTCACAACGCACACAAAATGACGACACCCAAACTACCTGCAGGCTCAACAACTGTCAGTCATCAGCAGATTATGACAGTTAGGGGTGCTGCAATTTATACACCACCTTCTAGGCGGTATGGTAAACGCAGAAAATTCTCTGGTAGAAGACGAATCGTTAGACCTGACCGTATTTTCAACATGGCAGGCCGTAAATTCCCTTTTCGTAAATCAGGATTTGCTCAAGAAAGCACCAGACTTCCTCCATTAAAAGTGAGCACCTTAACTTCTTCTAACAAATATCTTGAACAAATTACCTCTCAAGTACCTGTTTCCCCTTCATCCAACACTCATAATCCAGAATCAACAACTGTTAATGAAGTCTTGGCATTGTCAAGGAACAAGCTAGATACAGCTGAAGAACATATAACTTCCACAATGGTTTCATTCTATCCTGAAAACTCCCAAGTTGTATCACATACACAAGTAGAGACTAGTACATTATTGCAATCAGCTATTGACACAAACCCACCACTTAGGATCAAGCATCCAGTTCTGACAATTGCAAGCCCTAAAAATGGCACGGAAGCTACCACAGTTACTGTGTCACCATTGGCTATTAAATCAAGCTTTCCTCGTTTTGAAATGAGCACATCTTCCAGTACTTCAGGAAGCAACCATGTTCAAAAGGAACTGCAGGGAAAGCATCACAGTTTACAAACAAGTGAAGAATCCACGACCGTGGTGTCTGTTATTCCTCCTCAAACAACAGCACCAATGTACAGAACTTCACCAGTACATGATGGTGGTGTTTCATCTAGTGAAAACCAAACTGATGATATCATGAACATAATTAAACCTGTCAGTGATAAGATGGTGACAATAAAACATAATCTCACATTACCACTCAGCATAACAAAATCACCATCTTTCACCTATGTATTTAATTTTACAGCTGCTCTGGAAAAAGGAGCTGATACTACTAGCATCATGCCAGTTCTAATTCCAATTACTAGTGCTCATGTTTCCAAATCCAAAGTGTTTGGATCAAGCAGAAGGAGAAGTCAACGGAAAAGACCCTCTAAGAAGTTAACACCTTCTGAAAGAAATGTTACCATCAATAAAGGAATAGGCACCCTGTTGAGAGAAACAGTGACTTTTTCTACTTTAGAAACACCTAAACAAGTAATTGTGCCTACTGGTACCTTGTTTTCAAGGCTGACCAGTGTGGATGGATTTACAGCTACACTACAGCCACCAATTATTCACACAACACATATTATTGGAAAGAATAAATTCACAACTACTGCTCAGGTATTGGCAAGGAATATCACAGCTGAAAATACTGTCACTACTAAGCTATCAGTGGATGATTTGGCTTCTGAAAAACCTATGCTTGAGATTCCATTTATGGCATCATTCCTGAATACAATAAACACAACCACAGCATTGACGCTAATGTCTACCAAACCAACAGAAGTTACTACAGTAGCGGATCAGGAATCATTTCAAAATGTAGGAGGGAAAACTAGTCAAGAAAAGCAAATGACAAAGGCTACTGTTAAAACTGAGTTAAAAATTCAAACTCCTGTTAATGAAGAATACCACACTTCACAACAGTCTAAACTATCAATATCCCAAAGTGTGGCATCGCCACATTCCACCATCACACAAACCACTCCGTCTCCCAGGTGGAGGAAGACATCTGGGCAAAAACCTTTTTCTAAAACCACAGAAAGCGGGAAAACCTTCAGGGTCAATGTATTGACCATACTGAAACCTCCACTGAACTCCACTCAGTATACTCCTTCGTGGAGAACGAACAATTATGTCAAAAATTGGTCAGAGAAAACAAGAGATCAGGAAGTTACTACCAGTAATCTGATAGCCTTACATTCATTCTACCAAACTAGATTCACAAAACCCAGGATAATTGGAGGAAAACTTGCAGCATTTACTGTTCTGGCTAATTCAGATGCTTTCATCCCTTGTGAAGTCAGTGGTAATCCTCAGCCAACAATACAGTGGACCAAGATATCACAAG GGGTTGATGCACCAAAACTcaaaaaggagaacaaacttgAAGTTTTTCCCAATGGTACTCTTTTCATCCAGAACACCAGTATCCAAGATCGTGGGCAGTATCTATGCATGGCCACAAATCAGTATGGCTCTGACAAACTTCTTGTCACACTCTCTGTGGTGACCTATCCACCTAGAATCTTGGGAAGAAAATCCAAGATTGTTATTGTTCACTCAGGCAAGCCAGTGACCATGAAGTGTGTAGCAGAGGGGCGTCCCATTCCTACAATATCCTGGATCCTTGCAAACAAAACATATGTCTCAGAATCTTCTGTGGGAAATGAGGCAGTCTCTGTGCAAAGAGATGGTACACTGGTGATCAAGAAAGCCAGTGTTTTTGACAGAGGGATTTACACATGCATAGCAAAAAATCCAGCTGGTTCAGATACAACAATAATAAGGTTGCAGGTCATAGCTGCACCACCCATCATAATGGAAGAGAAGAAACAGCATGTGCTGGAGAATATGGGGGGAAATCTGAAGCTCCCCTGCACTGCCAAAGGAAACCCCCATCCAAGCGTGCATTGGGTCCTCTTTGATGGAACTGAAGTCAAGCCTTTACAGTATATTAATGGGAAGCTTCTTCTCTTTCCTAATGGAACCCTTTACGTCAGGAATCTCACTCCTTCCGATAGTGGGAATTATGAATGTATAGCCACCAGCTCCACTGGCTCAGAAAGGAGAGTAGTAACCCTCCAGGTAGAACATACagatacaattcccagaattgcAGTTGCCTCTCAAAGGTTGACTCAGCTGAATTTTGGAGACAGATTGCTTCTGAATTGCTCAGCTACAGGAACACCAAAGCCCAAAATAATCTGGAGGCTACCTTCCAGAGCTGTTGTTGACCAGTGGCACAG AATGGGGAGTCGAATCCATGTGTATCCCAATGGTTCCTTGACTGTCGAGGCACTCACAGAGAAAGATGCAGGTGACTACATATGTGTGGCAAGAAACAAAATGGGAGATGATTTGGTCCTTATGAAAGTCAGTGTGACAATGAAACCTGCAAAAATTGATCAAAAGCTGTATTTTAAGAAATCAGTACCTTATGGGAAAGACTTCAAAGTGGATTGCAAAGCTTCTGGGTCACCTGAACCAGAAATATCATGGAGTTTGCCAGACGGTACAGTGATCAACAATGTGATGCAAGCAGATGACAGTGGACACAGGTCTCGGAGATATACTCTCTTTGACAATGGCACTCTATATTTCAACAAGGTTGGAATAGCGGAAGAAGGGGACTATACATGTTATGCTCAAAACACACTTGGGAAAGATGAGATGAAAGTGCACATAACAATAGTAGCAGCTGCACCTCGTATCAAGCAGAATTCTAAGGCATATgcaaagataaaagcaggagaAACTGCACACTTTGACTGCAATGCCTTAGGGGAACCTAagcccaaaatattttggttGCTGCCTTCCAACGACATGATAACAGCTTCAACTCAAAGATATATCCTTCATGGTAATGGGTCTCTCTCTGTCAGCAAGGTAAGACTGATAGATGCTGGAGAATACATTTGTGTTGCACGCAACTCTGGTggagatgacacaaaactttatAAATTAGACGTGGTCTCTAAACCACCTCTCATCAATGGGATATATTCCAACAAGACACTCATTAAAATGACAGCCATAAAGTACTCAAGGAAGCAAAtagactgcagagctgaagggACACCTATACCCCAAACCATGTGGATTATGCCTGATAACATTTTCCTAACAGCGCCATATTATGGGAGCAGAATAACAGTGTACAAAAATGGGACTCTTGAAATCCGTAATGTAAGATCTTCAGATTCAGCAGAGTTTATATGTGTGGCACGTAATGATGGGGGAGAAAGCATACTGGTTGTCCAGCTAGAGGTGTTAGAGATGCTAAGACGCCCAGTGTTCAGAAATCCATTTAATGAGAAAGTAATAGCAAAGCCTGGAAGAACCATCTTCTTGAATTGCTCTGTAGATGGAAacccacctcctgagataatctGGATCTTACCAAATGGTACACGCATCACCAGTGGACTCCAAACATTGAAGTACTCCTTGGGAAGCAATGGGACTCTTGTAATCAATTTTCCTTCTAAAGCAGATGCTGGCAAGTACCGATGTGCTGCTAAAAATAAAGTTGGCTACATTGAAAAGTTGATTGTGCTGGAAATTGGCCAGAAACCCACAATTTTTATCCATCCAAGAGAAGTAATTAAAACCATTATTGGGGAATCATTATCCCTTCACTGTCTTGCTGGTGGAATCCCCAAGCCAAACATTATATGGACAGTTCCTAGTGGCTTTGTCCTAAATCAGCCTCAAATTAATGGAAAATACATCCTACTGGAAAATGGTACCTTAGTTATCAAAGAAGCCACCATTAATGATAGAGGCAGTTATACATGCAAAGCTCACAACTATGTTGGTGATTCAACAGTAGTTGCCTTTGTCATTATTGTTGCACATCCACCACGGATTACAAATAGACAGCCACAGAATATTCACACAAAGGCTGGGGCAGCAGTTCAGCTTCACTGTATGGCACTGGGAATACCAAATCCAGAAATTACATGGGAACTGCCTGATCACTCATTGCTTTCCACAGGCAGCAAAGGTCAGCCATCTGGAAGCAAACGTCTTCATCCTCTAGGAACATTAACAATCCAAAATCCAAAATCATCAGATTCTGGAACATACAAGTGCATGGCTAAGAATCAGCTTGGCAGTGATTCCACAGTAACATACCTTCAAGTCATATGA